A window from Kluyveromyces lactis strain NRRL Y-1140 chromosome E complete sequence encodes these proteins:
- the ATP10 gene encoding Atp10p (similar to uniprot|P18496 Saccharomyces cerevisiae YLR393W ATP10 Mitochondrial inner membrane protein required for assembly of the F0 sector of mitochondrial F1F0 ATP synthase interacts genetically with ATP6) produces the protein MLPIFGSKRCLSTSSISYGLFRRLNNNILNSAPRDIKIEELKKPIGLEKPPFNTKEYKYGNSFLDLFNSEKTGKRAEELEVEFRKSGFHDLYVLKKTNGKIFISPPSYWKADKSLYFPHVVGQRLSDNKECNVEDTLKGKVSIIRLFTTDVGKNLINSYFIDNKHNLDYLKNDESLLKVQDGLKSAQIVEINLAENWLKTMVVKLVKNRYASIVPPHRHDKTFISNRDQLPFQIREQLQINNLYSGYVFVVDENLKIRWAACGEATQKDFNLLWKCVKAVRSE, from the coding sequence ATGCTACCAATATTTGGCTCTAAAAGATGTCTCAGTACTTCTTCAATCAGTTACGGTTTGTTCCGTAGATTGAACAATAACATCTTAAACTCTGCTCCTCGTGATATTAAGATCgaagagttgaagaagCCAATTGGCTTGGAGAAACCACCTTTTAATACCAAGGAATACAAGTACGGTAACAGTTTCCTGGATTTATTCAATAGTGAAAAGACTGGCAAGCGGGCTGAAGAGTTGGAAGTTGAGTTTAGAAAATCTGGTTTCCACGATTTGTATGTGTTGAAGAAGACTAACGGGAAGATATTCATCTCACCTCCATCTTACTGGAAGGCTGACAAATCATTATATTTCCCTCATGTAGTCGGACAACGGCTATCAGATAATAAAGAATGTAACGTTGAAGATACCTTAAAGGGCAAAGTCTCTATTATAAGGTTGTTCACTACCGACGTCGGTAAAAATCTGATAAACTCATATTTTATCGACAACAAGCATAATCTGGACTACCTTAAGAATGATGAAAGCCTTTTAAAAGTGCAAGATGGGCTGAAGAGTGCTCAAATAGTGGAGATCAATTTAGCTGAAAATTGGTTAAAAACTATGGTCGTCAAATTGGTCAAGAATAGATACGCATCAATTGTTCCACCTCACCGCCATGACAAGACATTTATTAGCAATAGAGACCAATTACCATTCCAAATTAGGGAGCAACTTCAAATTAATAATCTATATTCCGGTTATGTTTTCGTTGTGGATGAAAACCTCAAGATTAGATGGGCAGCATGTGGTGAAGCTACACAGAAAGATTTCAATCTACTTTGGAAATGTGTAAAAGCTGTTCGAAGCGAATAG